ATCACAGCTGCAGCCCAGTGTAGTCGATCACAGCTGCAGCCCAGTGTAGTCGATCACAGCTGCAGCCCAGTGTGGTCGATCACAGCTGCAGCCCAGTGTAGTCGATCACAGCTGCAGCCCAGTGTAGTCGATCACAGCTGCAGCCCAGTGTAGTCGATCACAGCTGCAGCCCAGTGTAGTCGATCACAGCTGCAGCCCAGTGTAGTCGATCACAGCTGCAGCCCAGTGTGGTCGATCACAGCTGCAGCCCAGTGCAGGCTTCAGACAAAGTAGGCCTCTTTCTTCTGTCTTACACACATCAAACAGATGTAACCACAAGGTGATACAGACCTAATTCCTTCTAGCGAAATCACAGTTTGAATATGTGGTAAACTGCTTCAGAAAACGCAAGTCCTTACAgagacagaagtgtgtgtgttgcagggagTGATGGTTGTTGGCCTGTGTCAACACATCTAACTCTCTTAGGACATGTCCAGCAGCTCCACTTCATTTAAACTGAGAGGAAACCCGTCTTTGAATTGAATAGAATTCTACGATTCACAGCAATGAGAGTTTGAATCGGTTTCCTCTCACGACCTTCACCAGCCAGAATgttaaatcaaattatatttcaacttAAAGAACCGGTTGTCCGTGCTGTTGGTATTTTTTTGCAGGTAGGAATGTGAGAAAATATACCCACAGGAAAGGATAATTACAACAACTGTTCAGTGTCTACAGAGTTGTATCACCTGAAGTATGCACACATGAACAAGACACATGAACAAGACACATGAACACTAGCCCAGCTGGAGCAGGTGTTCACATGGTTCTGCTTCAGGTGACAGAAATCTGAAGGCACAACCAGCGCTTCCAAAAAgaccaaccacacagacaaccgGTAAAgttaatatattattttattcaGCATTCTGGCTCATTTCTGTCAAACATGGAATAAAATGCAATTCAACATCCGGTTTCCAggacagacagacgtacagacagacagacgtacagacagacagaggcagacagacagacgtacagacagacagaggcagacagacagatgtacagacagacagaggcagacagaggggcCATCTTGTCCTATAAGATGGAGGCTAGTAGCTTACAGCAGAAACACAGAAAACTCAGACTACTTATACATGTTATAACAGCTCATAGAGGCTGGATATACATGTCATAACAGCTCAAATACCACATGTTCAGTCTGGCTTTCCCCTCAGCTCAGCCCTCTCACTCACCTCTAACTAAGCTGTAAGTATTTTACATTTCAATTATATTGTTGTATTCTCTTTTTGCTGTACAGGTTTTTTGAAAGTCGCATTAAATCccatatattattattagttcATAATGTCCACCTAtaccatatcacacacacacacacacacacacacacacacacacacacacacacacacacacacacacacacacacacacacacacacacacacacacacacacacacacacacacacacacacacacacacacacacactctctctctctctcttaccgtTATgaaggagacgttgttggggaacGTTCCAGGTGTTCCGTGGGCCAGGGTGGAtggggggaagagggggggagCAGCCATGGGACCCCGACACACCCTGAAGGAGAGGGGGAACGGAGGGAGAGGGCGACCTACACCCCGGGGGCCACTCGAGGGCGACAGCAACGTCAGGGTTCTCTTCAGTTCCTCTAGAGCGCTACACTCCTCGTTCtggccctcctcctccatcttcttctcAGCCGTACCGGACGCCATCTTAGTTCCGCTCTGTGTTCTTCCTTCACTCTGCTCAGCTGTCTCAGCTTTCTGTttactttctccccctctctcccctatccaTTCCTCCCTACCTCTGGCATCCTGTGTGAGTCGTTCGGACAGGAAGTGGCGAATGTTCTGCCTAGCGGCGTGCACCAGCCGCCCGTCCACATCAATACCTAGGATGTGGGCTGGGTTAAAGTGGCGTGCGATGGCCAGGGTCAGATGACCGGTGCTGCAGCCAATGTCCAGCACTGTCTTCCCTCTGAACCAATCGGGTCGAAGCAGGCCCAGACGAGGGTCCTCAAACCGCCCCACCTGCCCATCACGGTAACCATAGTAACCGTGGTAGCCATAATAACGGCTGTAGTTGCCGTGCTGGAACCTGTTTTTCTTCTTCTGGGGTTTGTGGCCGAAGGAACTCTGGGGCTGTTGCTGACCTCCCACCActgaccctgacctctgacctctgaggcCTGATCCTGGCACCAGGGGGGTGTGGAAGGTGTTGGGTGGGGCAGTGGTGAGGGCGGGGGTCGGAGTAACCGACGAATGGTCAGATCTCGTTGAGGTGGTACGCCGCCGTTTACGCTGCCGATGGCCTCCGTCGCCATGGGGACGGGGTTTAGAGGTGGAGCCAAGTGGCGGATGGGTGTGTCTCCGGGGCAGAATGGGCGGAACTACCTCATCCCGACAGTTGATGGTGGTGTTGAGTTCGTAGGGCAGAGGAGACTGTGGCACTGTGCTTCCAGAGACGCCCTCTCTGGGAACCTCCGGTACTGCAGCTAACTCACCAGTAACGCTGACGCTGGCAGGGAACAGAGCCAACACCTCACCTCCTGTCCCCGAATCACCCCCAGCTTCTACCTTTGACCCCTCAGCCTGTGTGGGGGGTTCAGGCTgcgccccccctcctcctcctccgtggtGACGGTTGCGGTGTCTCTTCCTGTTTTTCATGGGGGAGACCagcacccctcccccctcctcccctcccccactctTCAGGTTCAGGGGGTCTGTGATGTCACGCGGTACCAGGATCTCTACAGGGTCTCTGGCCCGGGCCGGTAGGGGCGAGGACTTGGGCGTCTCGGCGTTCAGTGTGCGGCTCACCTCCTCATCCATTAGAGAATTGAGGTTCAGCGGGTCGAAAATGTTCCCGCCCAACAGGAAGTTGGAGGGAAGGACAGGGTCTGATTGACTGTCACTGTTGGCGCGGCGACGGCGCTTCCCGAAGCCCGGGTGCTTGAAGCTGCCGCCCAGGGAGTAGCGCCGCTTCCCCATTCGCTGCTGCTGTCCTGGAGGGAAGACCTGGGGGTTGTTGTGGAGGGGCTGAAGGCCGTTTTTGGTCTTTAGGGGGTGTGTACTTCTTGTTTTGGGGCCGTGGGGATGTGGCTGTTCCGTTAGAACCAAACTTCCGGTGAATCCGGTTGGTCCCAGACAGGGAGGGTGAGGGGACATCATTACCCCACCCACCCTGTCcactcccccccctcctcctgacGCAGGGCCTTCTGGGACAGCAGCGTCACCCCGCCCATCACGCGGTAGAACAGTCTCTTTGTCCAATGACATCCTGATCATCTTTTTCCTGTGGGAGACACTGCGGGCGCCTCGGCCAATGGCATCGATCTACAGACAGGAAGTGGGAGGAGTTAGGGGTCATTTACACACCAGATTAAAAAAACAGCTGATCTAAGGCAGTATctcaaatgacaccatattcccgttgttgtgcactacttttgaactgaGTCAAGCTGCCAcacatagggctctagtcagaagtagtgcactatttaaaaGATAACAGGGAGCCAGCCATATGAAACACTTCCCTCCAAACCTGTTACTTTtgcatcattctctctctctgactgtcagcCTCTCCTCAAGCTGCTCTCACGCCTAGACAGATAAGGTGCAGAGCCAAACTATCTAACAGGCCAAGCTCTGTGAGCGGTGTGAGAGTTCTCCAACCTCGCACTCCCCCTCTTTACGTGCCGTGCGTGGCTCCGCCTCCCGCGTATTAAAATAGAACAGCTAATCTGCATAAAAACGTCACTCATTCTCATGAATAATTCAGCAGAAGCGCGAGCTGCGTGGAAAACCGCGCAACCACGCACAATGAGTGACAGCCGAACGGCCaggccccctcacacacacacacacacacacacacacactgccttccCCGACCGAAG
This Oncorhynchus clarkii lewisi isolate Uvic-CL-2024 chromosome 21, UVic_Ocla_1.0, whole genome shotgun sequence DNA region includes the following protein-coding sequences:
- the LOC139379144 gene encoding 7SK snRNA methylphosphate capping enzyme-like — its product is MIRMSLDKETVLPRDGRGDAAVPEGPASGGGGGVDRVGGVMMSPHPPCLGPTGFTGSLVLTEQPHPHGPKTRSTHPLKTKNGLQPLHNNPQVFPPGQQQRMGKRRYSLGGSFKHPGFGKRRRRANSDSQSDPVLPSNFLLGGNIFDPLNLNSLMDEEVSRTLNAETPKSSPLPARARDPVEILVPRDITDPLNLKSGGGEEGGGVLVSPMKNRKRHRNRHHGGGGGGAQPEPPTQAEGSKVEAGGDSGTGGEVLALFPASVSVTGELAAVPEVPREGVSGSTVPQSPLPYELNTTINCRDEVVPPILPRRHTHPPLGSTSKPRPHGDGGHRQRKRRRTTSTRSDHSSVTPTPALTTAPPNTFHTPLVPGSGLRGQRSGSVVGGQQQPQSSFGHKPQKKKNRFQHGNYSRYYGYHGYYGYRDGQVGRFEDPRLGLLRPDWFRGKTVLDIGCSTGHLTLAIARHFNPAHILGIDVDGRLVHAARQNIRHFLSERLTQDARGREEWIGERGGESKQKAETAEQSEGRTQSGTKMASGTAEKKMEEEGQNEECSALEELKRTLTLLSPSSGPRGVGRPLPPFPLSFRVCRGPMAAPPLFPPSTLAHGTPGTFPNNVSFITGDYMEDRELCPHGDDVTAGYDVILCLGVTKWVQLHGGDLGVVRMFRQIYTHLRPGGILLLEPQPWSSYCRSKNITETTYRNYCDIRLRPDNFCCYLTSTVGFTCYRLLTDTGFQRPIYLFHKGPAPRK